One Cydia fagiglandana chromosome 11, ilCydFagi1.1, whole genome shotgun sequence genomic region harbors:
- the LOC134668519 gene encoding MAPK regulated corepressor interacting protein 2, producing the protein MYTVSKGPSKIVAKTRRGLSQNLERLDSRKDNNRKSSESDNGEIMSMPKPVFHSNGKKTIHQRIQHHVITPQHEELIRFISETWTQSAYGDSEPSTPTTSIASGSSSPVPPSNLYYQDDPSPVLQDFKPFDLETWWGKRLFQNITNSL; encoded by the exons atgtatactGTCTCAAAAGGACCCAGCAAAATTGTAGCTAAAACACGAAGAG GTCTATCACAGAACTTGGAAAGACTAGATAGCCGCAAAGACAATAATAGGAAATCATCAGAATCTGATAATGGAGAAATTATGAG TATGCCCAAACCAGTATTTCATTCCAATGGTAAAAAGACAATACACCAAAGAATACAACACCACGTGATAACCCCACAGCACGAGGAACTCATCAGGTTTATTAGTGAAA CTTGGACACAGTCAGCGTACGGAGATAGTGAGCCATCAACACCTACAACCTCAATTg CATCCGGCAGCTCATCACCGGTGCCCCCCTCCAACCTGTACTACCAGGACGACCCCAGCCCCGTCCTGCAAGACTTCAAGCCCTTCGACCTGGAGACGTGGTGGGGCAAGCGCCTGTTCCAGAACATCACAAACTCCCTCTGA